TAGCCCGCAGGAAAGGTGACTCAAAAAGCTTAAAGAGATGAGTGCAGAGCGGGTCATGCCTCTTTGCCATATTCCGGCCGAAGTAGATGCTGAGCACAAATTCGGTTGACTGTATGGGCGCAAGGCTCTTCTGGATAAGCTCTTCCAGTTCATCTGAAGCAACGCGTATGATGGTCTGGGATTTCAGGTCCTGTATCGTGCTGATGCTCGGTATGGGCTTGTGCCCTCTTGCGGCCGCAAGCAGCGAGACATAGTAGCCTGTGCTCTGATAACGGTAGGACCGGCAGAGATTGAAGACCTTCACGTCGCGCATCGCGGCATAGCCGGGATCAGTAAGATAGGTCTTTGCAGCGACAAGTTCACTTCCTTCAAAATGAATGGGAAGATCATGTGGGTCATTGACTACAATCAGTATTGCCAATCTTCTTCCTTACTTTGCCTTTTTCGGTTCGATGATGAGCAGGTTCGCGTCATAGGTTAGAACCCCGAGAAGGACTGAACATAAAACCCTGTCTATCGAGATCATATAATGGTGGCTTTCAGAATACGGATTCGCGAGAAAAGGGTCAGCCACCATGACGGTGCGCTCCTCTCTGTTATATCCGTTCAACACGACAAAATGCCCTGCCGGCTCTCCCTTGACATCATCCCAGTCGTTCAACTCTCCTAACTCTCTTGGGCTCTGATAAAGATAGGTTGAACTGAGGCCGGTCAAGATCGGGGCAGCCCGGTTAAGGTATTTTCTGATAAGCGCCTTGGTCAGGTCTTTTAATCTGAGCTTGCCGCCAAGCTGTAGAAATTCAAGGAAGCCCTCTGTCGCCACATGAAGTTTGGGAACATTCTTTGCCGACATCTGCGCTTTCAGACGTTCCTGTATATCCGGCCCGTCTTCCGTAAACCATGTCGGGTCAAAGATGTTGAGGTTGTATGTGTAGATCGTTGCGGTATATCCGCGGTTCAAGGCGTGGCATGCAAGAAATACGGCAAGTGTGCCGCCTTCTTCAAGATATCTGACCTCTTTGACAACCTGATCCAGCGAAATATCGTCTCCGAAATAATTATATACCGCGTGCAGGCATGCAGGGCCGCATGTTGTTTCGGTGGGCTGGGCTAAGATATTGAAATCAAGGCTTTGTTTCACTTGCTGAAATAGGTCATATCATCACCTTATTTTCGGGTCGATCACACTGTTATTATATAACTTAAACTTGGCCAAAAATCAATTTAACTTTTTTCTAACTGTCTCAGTCAGATCTCTTTTTGAAAGGTATCAGGTCATACACAAGCCCTATTGTAGGCGTTGTGCTTATGACCTTTAAAAAGAGCTTGGAATATGGGATATGCTCAACCTCCCTGACCTCTCGCAGCTTCGGAATGAAGATGAACGAGGCTATGTACCTGATCAAGCAGCTCACAACGAATACCAGAAGGTACTGCGACTGGAACAATTGATTGTAGCGGACTATCAGGCTGCCTGTCATAGAGCCGGCAAATATGGCGATGCCGTTAATAACATTGTAATATGCGATGCCGGTCGCCCTTTTTTGAGGCGTTGTCGTGTCAAAGATGAAATTAAATGATGCTATCTCAAAACCTGCCCAGACAAAACCCGCGTAAAACTGGACTCCTATGAGATACCAGACTTCACCGGAAAAGACCCAGAGAAATGGCGCCAGAGGCATTAAAAAACCTGTCAGGCTCAGGACCTTTCTTGTTCCGAACCGGTCGGACGCCTTGCCCCAGACCGGCATGAAGATCAGTTTCGAAATGATGGCTGCCGCAATGATGATGGTATATGTCGAGTAGCTGAATTTCAGGTCGTTCAGCATATAGGGGGTAAAGAACGGCGCTGACATATAGACACATGCATTCATTAAACTAAGGTAGAGCACAAATGTGCCGTAGTTTCTGAACCGCGCCTGCCTGATGAACTCGATAAAACTGAATTCTGCTGATTCAGGCACTTCATACAGCGGCTCGTACTTTTTTCGCAGAAAGAAAAATGAGGCTATCCTGGAACAAAGAGCAAGTGAGAAGATCGTGATAAAGCCGATATACTGCATTTCAGGCGTGCTTGAGAAATTCTGAAGGATGCATCCTCCTGCCATGTAAGCTGAGAATGTTGCGAATCCGGTTATCTTGTTCCTCTTGCCGAAGTAAGCGCCCCGTTCATTTTCATTCACAAGGTCTCCCATCCAGCTGTTCCATGCGGGGCTCAGGATCATGCCGAACAGCCAGTAGAGGCATGCAAAGAATATCAGATGCGCGATACGGAATGTTCCGAAGAAGAATACGAGGGATATCGGAATGTACATTAAGCCTTGCAGCAGGGCCGCTGCTGAGACGAGATTTTTCCGCGACCTGAAGAGCCTGATAAGACTGTTGGAGTAGAGCTGTGAAAGTGAACCTATCAGCAGAGGCATGGAGCTTAACAGGCCGAGGCTTATATTGGTTGCTTTGAGAAAGACCGCAAAAGGGGCTAAAAAAGATTCACCGAAACCTATCATCGACGCGGCAAAGGTCCCGTCAATGATAGAGTAATGAAGGCTCCTCTTTATCCTGTCACTGCCGTTAGTCTTCATATCCTGCTTTCCATAAGCGAAGCAATGCGGGGAATAAATTCAGCTGTTAAATTTATTGCAGTGCTGATAAATATAATATTTGTTATTGCTTCCGGTCAAATTTCATATATAATTCATTCTATCAGGGAAGGATGGAACATTTGAAGATATTAACCGTAAATACAGGAAGTTCCTCTGTCCGCCTTGCCGCATTTATAAATACCGGCAGTGTAACAAAGAAGCTGGCTGACAAACATTTAAAGCTTGATGATAGAGCGCCAGAGACTTTACTGCGCTCTTTTCTTGAAGACTGCGGCAGTCAGAATATTCAATGCGTTGCCCACCGTGTTGTGCATGGGGGCACAAAACTTATTCAGCCATGTGTGATAAATTCTGAAATTGAGGATGAGATCGGCCGTCTTTCAGTTATGGCGCCGCTGCACAATCCCGTTGCGCTGAAATGGATCCGCATATGCCGCGAATTATTCGGGCAGAACATTCCGCAGGTTGCGGTCTTTGATACCGCTTTCTATTCTCAGATGCCTGAAGTTGCAAAGACGTATGCCTTGCCGCGTGATATCTGCAGAGAGCATGGGATAAGGCGTTACGGTTTTCACGGCCTTGCTCACAGCGCCATGCTGCAAAGATGGCAGGAGATTCGGCCTGATCTGAAAGAAAGCGGCAGGGTTATTTCGCTTCAGCTTGGCGCAGGCTGTTCTATAACGGCGGTAAGAGACTGCAAGGCGGTGGATACTTCCATGGGATTCTCACCGCTTGAGGGGCTGGTCATGGCAACACGTTCAGGAGATATTGACCCTGAGATAGTAATATTTCTTCAAAAGTCCGGAAGTCTCACATCTGATGAGATACATAAGGTGCTGAGCGAGTCCTCAGGTTTATTGGGTTTATCAGGCATCAGCGCTGATATGCGAGTGCTGCTTGAAAGCGACAAGCCTGAAGCGCGCCTTGCAATTGATCTTTACTGCTACCGCGCAAGAAAATATACAGGCTCATACCTTTCGGTTCTCAATGGGGTGGATGTCATACTCTTCGGCGGCGGGGTAGGGGAAAATGCTCCGTTGATAAGAGAGCGCATTCTCCATGATATGAAATGGTGCGGCATAGAGCTTGACCGCCGCATTAACAATGATACAATTGCTATAGAAGGGCGCATCACTTCATCCTCAAGCAAAATTGAAGCGTGGGTGATTCCCGTAGACGAAGCCGCAGTCCTTGCAAAAGAGGCGTTTACAATTATAGGAGGCTAATATGAGTAACGTTTTATCCGCAGAGAAATTAAAGTTAATGAACGCTTACTGGCGCGCGGCAAATTATCTTGCCGTGGGGCAGATATATCTTTATGACAATCCGCTTCTGAAGGAGCCTTTGAAGATAGAACACATAAAGCCGAGGCTTCTCGGCCACTGGGGCACGACCCCGGGACTCAACTTTATTTATGTTCATCTAAACAGGATCATTAAAGAGCATGATCTGAATATAATCTATATTGCCGGTCCCGGGCACGGCGGCCCTGCGATAGTTGCCAACACTTATCTTGAAGGCACATACAGCGAGGTCTATCCGCATATCTCACAGGATGCCGACGGAATGAAGAAGCTCTTTAAGCAGTTCTCATTTCCCGGCGGTATTCCCAGCCATGTTGCCCCTGAGACGCCGGGTTCGATCCATGAGGGAGGCGAGCTCGGATATGCGGTCTCTCACGCCTACGGCGCGGTATTTGACAACCCCGGACTTATCGCTGCCTGTGTTGTCGGAGACGGCGAGGCAGAGACAGGCCCGCTTGCAGCTGCATGGCATTCAAACAAGTTTCTAAATCCTGCCCGCGATGGAGCGGTACTGCCGATACTTCATCTGAACGGATACAAGATAGCCAATCCTACATTACTTGCAAGGATCAGCCATGAGGAGCTTGAAGACCTTTTTGTTGGATATGGCTATAAACCATATTTTGTTGAAGGGTCAGAGCCTGAGGCCATGCACCAATTGATGGCTTCCACAATGGATAAGGTTTTTGCAGAGATAAGATCCATTCAGAACGATGCCCGTTTAAACGGGGTGACAAAACGGCCTCAGTGGCCGATGATAGTAATGCGTACGCCTAAAGGCTGGACAGGCCCGAAGGAAGTTGACGGCAAGAAGACCGAGGGTTTCTGGAGGTCGCATCAGGTTCCTTTTTCAGAGATGACCGGCAATTCCGGCCACATCAAACTTCTTGAAGACTGGATGAAGAGTTACAGGGCTGAAGAGCTCTTTGATGAGAAAGGCATGCTTAAACCTGAGCTGTCTGAACTCGCTCCAAAAGGCGAGCGGCGCATGGGCGCGAATCCTCATGCCAACGGCGGCGCTCTGCTCAAAGCTTTGAAGATGCCTGACTTCCGCGATTATGCGTTAAAGGTAGATGCACCTGGGCAGGTTGAGGGAGAGGCCACTCGCGTTATGGGGTTCTTTATGCGGGATATAATGAAGCTCAATATGAAGAGCAGCAACTTCCGCGTCTTCGGCCCGGATGAGACAGCATCAAACCGGCTCGGCGCGCTCTTTGAAGTAACAGACCGTGTGTGGATGTCAGACACGATACCCGAAGACGACCATCTCTCTCCTGACGGAAGGGTGATGGAGATTTTGAGCGAGCATACATGCCAGGGCTGGCTTGAAGGTTATCTGCTCACAGGACGCCACGGGCTCTTCTCGTGCTACGAGGCCTTTATCCATATCATTGACTCGATGTTCAACCAGCACGCCAAGTGGCTGAAGGTCACGTCAAAAGAGATACCCTGGCGCCGTCCTATCGCATCTCTTAACTATCTGCTGACATCGCATGTTTGGAGGCAGGATCATAACGGCTTCAGCCATCAGGACCCCGGCTTTATCGATCATGTCGTGAACAAGAAGGCGGACATCATCCGTGTTTATCTTCCGCCTGACGCGAACACACTTCTCTTTGTGACAGACAAATGCCTGCGAAGCCGTGACTTCATAAATGTCATAGTCGCGGGCAAACAGCCTGCTCCGCAGTGGCTTGATATGGATGCCGCCATAAAGCACTGCACATACGGGATAGGCATATGGGAATGGGCAAGCAATGACAGGGGTTCGGAGCCTGATGTTGTCATGGCATGCGCAGGTGATGTCCCCACACTTGAAACGCTTGCAGCGGTTGACATTCTCCGTCAGCAGATGCCCGGCCTGAAGATACGGGTCATCAATGTTGTTGACCTTATGACACTCCAGCCGAAAGAGGAGCATCCGCACGGGCTCTCGGACAAAGATTTTGACACGCTATTCACAAAGGATAAGCCGATAATATTCGCGTATCACGGTTATCCATGGCTTATTCACCGTCTCACATACCGCAGGACAAATCACAAGAACCTTCATGTCAGGGGATACAAAGAAGAAGGCACCACCTCAACTCCCTTTGATATGGTCGTCTGCAACGACCTCGACCGTTTTCATCTTGTTGCAGATGTGATAGACCGCGTGCCGGATCTCGGTTCAGTCGCAGCTTACACCAAACAGTTTGTTCGTGATAAACTTATTGAGCATAAGCAGTACATCAAGAAGTACGGGCAGGATATGCCTGAGATCCGTGAGTGGACATGGAAACAAAATAATAGCTGAAAAATATTAAGGAGGGTTAATGATGAGATCAATAACAAAATCCGTATTGGGGATACTGCTGACAGCGTTTCTTTGCCTTGGTGCTTCAGCAGGCTGGGCGCTGCACGACTATTTCAAGAGCCTTGATACCAACAATGACGGCAAAGTAGACCTTCAGGAGTTCTCAGGCGAGATGAAGAAGTATATCTTTGATGAGCTTGATGCTGACAAGAACAATGAAGTGACTGAAAGCGAATGGGGCAGCGTTCCCGATATAACTGAAGAGAAAGAGCATGAGAGTGTTTTTAAGAAGATGGACAGGAATACGGACAGCAGGATCACCTTTTTTGAATTCTCAGATTACGCTGAGAGCAACTCAAACATACAAAAGGCATTTATGGGGCTTGATATGGACAAGAACAATCTCCTCTCTCCTGACGAGGTCTCATCCCGCCCGACGTTCAGGATGATAACGGTGCATTTTTAAGAGGCGATATATCTGACCAAATGGAATATTTGACCTTTTTCATCTTCGCGTTTACGTCAATCTTTGTCATCGTCAACCCGGTGAGCGGTATCCTTACATTCATTTCACTGACAGAGGGGATGAGCCCTGATGAAAGGAACGGCGTTGCGCTGCGTTCCGTGACCGTTGCCTGTATTATGGCGATAGTTTTTGCGGTTGCGGGCGAGGGCATCATGAGGTTTTTCAGCATCACGGTAGACAGCCTGCGCGTGGCAGGCGGCGTCCTTCTATTTCTCATAGCGATTGACATGCTTCATGGCAGGGTATCCAGAGAGAGCGTGACTCCTGAAGAGGTGAGGGATGCGTCAAACAGGGATTATGTGGCGGTATTTCCTATGGCGATCCCGCTGCTCACCGGCCCCGGCGCAATAACCACTGTCATCATATTGATAAGGACCGGCAGGACGCTGGAGATGAAGCTGATCACGCTTCTTGCCATTGTTCTCACATTCTTCCTCTCTTATCTTTTCTTCAGGTTTGCCAACACTATAAACAGAATAATAGGCGTCACTGTATCTCTCGTCATAACGCGCATAATGGGACTTCTTCTCGGAGCGATAGCAGTAAACTTTGTCACTGAAGGGTTGTGGAATATATATAAGTCGTTTAATTGATTTTAACTCTCGAAGGATAGGAGATAACCAATGTCTATTAATATCTCTTTCCATGGCGGTGTCGACACTGTGACCGGCTCGTGCCATCTGCTTCAGGCAGGAGGTTTGAATATCCTTGTTGACTGCGGGCTCTTCCAGGGCGGGACTGATATCGATGAAAAGAACTATGACGATTTCGGATTTGATCCTTCCTCTATAGATTATCTACTTGTCACGCACGGCCATCTTGACCATTGCGGACGGATACCGATCCTTGTCAAAAAAGGCTTCAAGGGGAAGATCATTACTACCGCGGCAACCGGCGAGATCGCAAAGGTAATCCTGCTTGACTCCGCAAAGATACAGGAAGAGGATTTTGAGAGATGGAAGAGGATAAAGAGGCGCAGGGGACAGATACAGCGGGAGCCTCTATATACAACACTCGATGCTGTTGACGCACTTGTGCATTTTGATCCAAGCGCGCGATATGAGACCCCGATCAAATTAAACGGAAGCGTAACAGCAACCTTCATGGACGCGGGGCATATCTTCGGGTCTGCATTCATAGAGATCAAGGTCAAGGGTTTTGGAACGCTAATATTTTCCGGCGATCTCGGCAACAGGGGCAAGCCGATCCTTAATGACCCTTCATTTCCTGAGAAAGCTGATGTGGTCATAATTGAAAGCACGTATTCAAACAGGAACCATAAAAATATTGATGACTCAGTGGCTGAATTCCGTCAGGCTATAATCGATACATTCAAAAGAGGCGGAAATGTCCTCATACCTTCATTTGCATTGGAAAGGGCGCAGGACCTGCTTTATTATCTGAGGGAATTTCGTCAGAACGCGGAGATACCTGCATGCAGTGTATATCTTGATTCTCCGATGGCGATCAATGTCGCCGACATCATGCACAGGCATCCGGGACTTTTTGATAAGGAAGCAGCCGGGCTGTTACAGCGAGGAATAGACCCTTTCATGTTCCAGGGTTTAAAGCTTACAAGGTTTCCTGAAGAATCAAGAAAGATCAATTTCATCAAGAGCAACGCCATTATCATTGCGGGTTCAGGCATGTGCAACGGCGGAAGGATAAGCCATCATCTTAAGCATAATATATGGAGAAAAGAATCTTCAGTGGTATTCGCGGGCTATCAGGCTGCTGGCACACTTGGCCGAAAGATAGTTGACGGCAACAGGAGGGTGAAGATCTTTGATGAGCCTTTCAAGGTAAACGCAAAGATATATACGATAGGCGGTTTTTCAGCGCACGCTGACAAGGATATCCTTTTGGACTGGCTGCGGCACTGCAAAGGTCTTGATAAACTCTTCCTCGTGCACGGCGAGCGTGACATTATTGAGGGATTTAGAAAAGATTTAGTGAAGAAGAAAATAGCCGCGAAGGTTAATGTCCCGCACCTGCACCAGTCGTTTGTGATTGGGTGAGCCGTTATAAAATCCTCTTGTTTTATACCTCAGCAACCTGATGGATAACTTCTGAGATATAACTTTGATATTTTACGCCGACCTTTTTTGCTTTAATTTTTATTTTTTCAATATCTTCGCTATTAACTCTTATGGTCATCGTTATATTTTTTTTCCTTGCCTTAAGAACCTTTTCTATTTTTTCCAGCTCTTTCCCATTTATTGGAGTATATGCTCCACGAATTAAGGCGTTTTCGATCTCTTTTTCTTCTTTGGATAATTTAATTCTATTCATTTTTTCACCTCATTTTTATTGTGTTTTATAGTGTAGCTGCGGCTTGGGAACAATGTTTTCAGGAATATATATTCCTCCTCAACAACACAGGGTATGATCCAAATGTATTTTTTGTATTCAAACTTTAAAACCATTTGATTTTTTCTGGTTGGGTGTTTTTCTGCTCCGATAAATTTTGAATCTAATATTTCTTCAAATGATGCGCCTCTTTCTTTTTTAAGTAGTTTATTCTTGTTTTCATTCCACCTGAATTCCTTCACGATTTAAGATTAACACAAGTAAAATGTATTTACAATTATAATTACATTAAAATAGAGTGAGTGACGAGTGCCGCTGTATCGTAAACATAACAGTGAAGATGGCAGATGGGGTTGTTCAAATGCCAATAGGTAACTTCCTATTACGTAGACATTTCTAAAATAGAGTTTCCGGTATGTTGCTTTATAACTGGTGGTACACTTTTGCATGTATGGCATATTAGTACCATGATGAGGTAAAATGAAAGCAGAACTTGTTTATCATGAGAAGAGATATTTTGAGGACAGTACATTTCAGGAGATAAAGATATGGAGTGTGCCTAAAAGTAAAGACAAGCCTCATGGCATCAAATACTCTTTTACCTATATTGCTGATAACAAAAGGGTGCTGGGATATGACAATGCAGAATATAAAGGAGACCACAGGCATTACAAAGGCAGAGAGTATCCTTATATATTTCACAGCCTGGATAAATTATGGCAGGACTTTAACAGGGACATAGAAGACTTCAGGAGGAAGAGATGAGGGTAAGAGATATAAAGATATCCATAAAAACGCGGGATGAATTGTTTGATGAGGTAAAAGGTGTCTGGGGAAAGCTGGAAAAAGGGAAGAAGGTTTCAAGGCACGAGGGAATATCTTTTGAAAGCCTTGATGCCATGAGAAAGGTTCTGACAGAGAAGAGGCTGAAGATACTGAAGACGATCAAGAAAGAGCACCCGCAATCAATTTATCAACTTGCCAGCCTGCTCCACAGGGATATTAAGAATACATTCAATGATGTCCGGCTTCTGGAAGAGATGGGGCTTATAGACCTGAAGAAGACCAAAGACGGCAGAGAGAAGTGTACTCCTGAAGTGTCATATGACAGGATTGTGCTTGAGATTCCGGTAGGGTAGGAGCCGCTAAAACCACTTCTTCCTCTTAAAGAAGAACAACATCGTAATCGCCACAGCAGCCATCAGGCCCAATGCAAAGGGATAACCGTAATACCAGTTGAGTTCAGGCATGTTGAGAGGGCTGTTTTCGGTCTTGAAGTTCATGCCGTAAAGCCCGGCGATGAATGTCAGCGGTATGAATATCGCAGCGAAGATGGTGAGGACCTTCATTACTTCATTCATCCTGTTGCTTATGCTTGAGAGGTATACATCAAGCATGCCTGAGATCATGTCCCGATAAGTCTCCACTGAATCTATGACCTGTATCGTATGGTCGTAAAGGTCGCGCAGGTATATGCTGGTGGATTCTTTTATAAGAGTTGTCTCATCCCGCTCCAGGGTGCCTATTATCTCGCGCAGAGGCCATACCGATCTCCGCAGGAATATCATCTCTCTTTTTAAAGAATGTATCTTCTGTAATGTTTCAGGCTTCGGATTAATAACGAGCTCGTCCTCTATGATCTCTATCTCTTCTCCGATATTTTCAATTACCTTGAAATAATTATCCACCACTGCGTCTATGAGTGAATACGCAAGGTAATCAGCGCCTGCCTTTCTCGTGCGTCCCTTATTGAGTTTGATTCTGTCTCTTATAGGGTCAAAGATGTCCCCGATATTTTCCTGGAATGTTATGACGTAATTACTGCCGATGATAATGCTTGCCTGCTCAACATCCACAAACTTTGTTTCTTGATTGTAAGTGAGCATTTTGAGGACGATGAATATGTAGTCGTCAAATATATCCATCTTGGGGCGCTGCTCTGTATTAAGGAGGTCTTCGATGACCAGCGAATGGATATTGTAATGTTCGCCCAACTTTTCTGCTATGGGAACATCATGAAGCCCGTCAACATTGATCCATGTGACCGTCGGCCTTTCTCTGAAAGGAAAGCACTCTTCAACGTTGTGAACTTCTCTTATCTCAACATTGATCTCGTCGTAATCAATTACAGTTATCTTAACTTGCTCAGCTTTTTGTTCACCGACAAAGACCGGAGCTCCGGGAGGAAGCCCTGATTTAGTAGATCTCTTTGACCTCTTGTATCTTCTTACTCTGTGTTTGACAGGCTTGGCCATTGGTCTGTTTATAACTTTAAGAAATTTCTCAGAAGGTCCATCCCTGCCTTTGTCAGTATCGATTCAGGATGAAACTGCACTCCTTCTATGAGAAGCTCTTTATGCCGCACTCCCATGATCTCATCCATGTCAGTCCATGCTGTTATCTCAAAGCAGGCAGGAAGTGTCTCTCGCTTAATGAGGAGGGAATGGTATCTTGTCGCCTCGAAAGGATTTGGCAGGCCTTTAAATATAGTCTTGCCGTCATGATGTATCATGGACGTCTTGCCGTGCATAAGCCGCGGCGCATTTATTATGTCTCCGCCGAATGCCGCGCCTATTGACTGGTGGCCGAGGCATACGCCAAGGATCGGGAGCTTTCCTGCGAAATGTTTAATGACATCAATTGATATGCCCGCCTCTTTTGGCGTACACGGGCCCGGTGAGATGACTATCCTTTCAGGGCTCAGCATCTCTATCTCAGGGATAGTTATCCTGTCATTCCTGAAGACCTTCACATCTTCACCCAGTTCTCCAAAGTACTGGACCAGGTTGTAGGTAAAGGAATCATAGTTGTCGATCATTAATAACATAGTTAAAGCTTCTCCGCCATCTCTATCGCCTTGAACATCCCTTTTGCCTTGTTCACCGTCTCCTGATATTCCAGTTCAGGGTCAGAGTCTGCCACAATGCCTGCTCCTGCCTGGACGCAGGCTTTATCATCCTTGAATATGATAGTCCTTATTGTGATGCACATATCCATATTACCTGAAAAATCAAAGTAACCCACGCATCCGGCGTACGGCCCGCGCCTTGCGGGTTCAAGCTCCTCTATTA
This DNA window, taken from Nitrospirota bacterium, encodes the following:
- a CDS encoding EF-hand domain-containing protein; the encoded protein is MMRSITKSVLGILLTAFLCLGASAGWALHDYFKSLDTNNDGKVDLQEFSGEMKKYIFDELDADKNNEVTESEWGSVPDITEEKEHESVFKKMDRNTDSRITFFEFSDYAESNSNIQKAFMGLDMDKNNLLSPDEVSSRPTFRMITVHF
- a CDS encoding MBL fold metallo-hydrolase, whose amino-acid sequence is MSINISFHGGVDTVTGSCHLLQAGGLNILVDCGLFQGGTDIDEKNYDDFGFDPSSIDYLLVTHGHLDHCGRIPILVKKGFKGKIITTAATGEIAKVILLDSAKIQEEDFERWKRIKRRRGQIQREPLYTTLDAVDALVHFDPSARYETPIKLNGSVTATFMDAGHIFGSAFIEIKVKGFGTLIFSGDLGNRGKPILNDPSFPEKADVVIIESTYSNRNHKNIDDSVAEFRQAIIDTFKRGGNVLIPSFALERAQDLLYYLREFRQNAEIPACSVYLDSPMAINVADIMHRHPGLFDKEAAGLLQRGIDPFMFQGLKLTRFPEESRKINFIKSNAIIIAGSGMCNGGRISHHLKHNIWRKESSVVFAGYQAAGTLGRKIVDGNRRVKIFDEPFKVNAKIYTIGGFSAHADKDILLDWLRHCKGLDKLFLVHGERDIIEGFRKDLVKKKIAAKVNVPHLHQSFVIG
- a CDS encoding toxin — translated: MKEFRWNENKNKLLKKERGASFEEILDSKFIGAEKHPTRKNQMVLKFEYKKYIWIIPCVVEEEYIFLKTLFPSRSYTIKHNKNEVKK
- the corA gene encoding magnesium/cobalt transporter CorA, translating into MAKPVKHRVRRYKRSKRSTKSGLPPGAPVFVGEQKAEQVKITVIDYDEINVEIREVHNVEECFPFRERPTVTWINVDGLHDVPIAEKLGEHYNIHSLVIEDLLNTEQRPKMDIFDDYIFIVLKMLTYNQETKFVDVEQASIIIGSNYVITFQENIGDIFDPIRDRIKLNKGRTRKAGADYLAYSLIDAVVDNYFKVIENIGEEIEIIEDELVINPKPETLQKIHSLKREMIFLRRSVWPLREIIGTLERDETTLIKESTSIYLRDLYDHTIQVIDSVETYRDMISGMLDVYLSSISNRMNEVMKVLTIFAAIFIPLTFIAGLYGMNFKTENSPLNMPELNWYYGYPFALGLMAAVAITMLFFFKRKKWF
- a CDS encoding MarC family protein; the protein is MEYLTFFIFAFTSIFVIVNPVSGILTFISLTEGMSPDERNGVALRSVTVACIMAIVFAVAGEGIMRFFSITVDSLRVAGGVLLFLIAIDMLHGRVSRESVTPEEVRDASNRDYVAVFPMAIPLLTGPGAITTVIILIRTGRTLEMKLITLLAIVLTFFLSYLFFRFANTINRIIGVTVSLVITRIMGLLLGAIAVNFVTEGLWNIYKSFN
- a CDS encoding C39 family peptidase; this encodes MKQSLDFNILAQPTETTCGPACLHAVYNYFGDDISLDQVVKEVRYLEEGGTLAVFLACHALNRGYTATIYTYNLNIFDPTWFTEDGPDIQERLKAQMSAKNVPKLHVATEGFLEFLQLGGKLRLKDLTKALIRKYLNRAAPILTGLSSTYLYQSPRELGELNDWDDVKGEPAGHFVVLNGYNREERTVMVADPFLANPYSESHHYMISIDRVLCSVLLGVLTYDANLLIIEPKKAK
- a CDS encoding MFS transporter, giving the protein MKTNGSDRIKRSLHYSIIDGTFAASMIGFGESFLAPFAVFLKATNISLGLLSSMPLLIGSLSQLYSNSLIRLFRSRKNLVSAAALLQGLMYIPISLVFFFGTFRIAHLIFFACLYWLFGMILSPAWNSWMGDLVNENERGAYFGKRNKITGFATFSAYMAGGCILQNFSSTPEMQYIGFITIFSLALCSRIASFFFLRKKYEPLYEVPESAEFSFIEFIRQARFRNYGTFVLYLSLMNACVYMSAPFFTPYMLNDLKFSYSTYTIIIAAAIISKLIFMPVWGKASDRFGTRKVLSLTGFLMPLAPFLWVFSGEVWYLIGVQFYAGFVWAGFEIASFNFIFDTTTPQKRATGIAYYNVINGIAIFAGSMTGSLIVRYNQLFQSQYLLVFVVSCLIRYIASFIFIPKLREVREVEHIPYSKLFLKVISTTPTIGLVYDLIPFKKRSD
- a CDS encoding phosphoketolase family protein, which translates into the protein MSNVLSAEKLKLMNAYWRAANYLAVGQIYLYDNPLLKEPLKIEHIKPRLLGHWGTTPGLNFIYVHLNRIIKEHDLNIIYIAGPGHGGPAIVANTYLEGTYSEVYPHISQDADGMKKLFKQFSFPGGIPSHVAPETPGSIHEGGELGYAVSHAYGAVFDNPGLIAACVVGDGEAETGPLAAAWHSNKFLNPARDGAVLPILHLNGYKIANPTLLARISHEELEDLFVGYGYKPYFVEGSEPEAMHQLMASTMDKVFAEIRSIQNDARLNGVTKRPQWPMIVMRTPKGWTGPKEVDGKKTEGFWRSHQVPFSEMTGNSGHIKLLEDWMKSYRAEELFDEKGMLKPELSELAPKGERRMGANPHANGGALLKALKMPDFRDYALKVDAPGQVEGEATRVMGFFMRDIMKLNMKSSNFRVFGPDETASNRLGALFEVTDRVWMSDTIPEDDHLSPDGRVMEILSEHTCQGWLEGYLLTGRHGLFSCYEAFIHIIDSMFNQHAKWLKVTSKEIPWRRPIASLNYLLTSHVWRQDHNGFSHQDPGFIDHVVNKKADIIRVYLPPDANTLLFVTDKCLRSRDFINVIVAGKQPAPQWLDMDAAIKHCTYGIGIWEWASNDRGSEPDVVMACAGDVPTLETLAAVDILRQQMPGLKIRVINVVDLMTLQPKEEHPHGLSDKDFDTLFTKDKPIIFAYHGYPWLIHRLTYRRTNHKNLHVRGYKEEGTTSTPFDMVVCNDLDRFHLVADVIDRVPDLGSVAAYTKQFVRDKLIEHKQYIKKYGQDMPEIREWTWKQNNS
- a CDS encoding acetate/propionate family kinase translates to MKILTVNTGSSSVRLAAFINTGSVTKKLADKHLKLDDRAPETLLRSFLEDCGSQNIQCVAHRVVHGGTKLIQPCVINSEIEDEIGRLSVMAPLHNPVALKWIRICRELFGQNIPQVAVFDTAFYSQMPEVAKTYALPRDICREHGIRRYGFHGLAHSAMLQRWQEIRPDLKESGRVISLQLGAGCSITAVRDCKAVDTSMGFSPLEGLVMATRSGDIDPEIVIFLQKSGSLTSDEIHKVLSESSGLLGLSGISADMRVLLESDKPEARLAIDLYCYRARKYTGSYLSVLNGVDVILFGGGVGENAPLIRERILHDMKWCGIELDRRINNDTIAIEGRITSSSSKIEAWVIPVDEAAVLAKEAFTIIGG
- a CDS encoding MarR family transcriptional regulator, which codes for MRVRDIKISIKTRDELFDEVKGVWGKLEKGKKVSRHEGISFESLDAMRKVLTEKRLKILKTIKKEHPQSIYQLASLLHRDIKNTFNDVRLLEEMGLIDLKKTKDGREKCTPEVSYDRIVLEIPVG